GCCATCCGTACCCAAATCAATGGTTTGGTACAAAGTTTGCGTAGACCATTTGTAAAAGTTGAGCCTGCAACCATACTGAGTCATGTCTTCAAGATCTTTGATCTGCCAGCCACTGCAAAGGGTATACAAATGATAATTAGTAAACCTTAGACCCCTTTCAAATAATACTAACCGTCGAAATTTATTGGGAGCTCCCCATTCCGACGCAACCATTACATCAAAATAGGGCTGATACCAGAAATCATATCCACACAAGGCCTTCTCTTCCCCCTTAGTCCAGGTTCCAATGCAATTGAAGTCCGAATCAAACAGGATGAAATCACCCTTGGCGTTTCCCTCTGCGTCGCCCATCACAGATATCATAATATTGCCATTGGCCAGGCAGTGCGTCGTATGGGGCCCCGTCACATTGTGGCTCTTTAGCACGTCGCCATCGATTGTCTTTATGATTTCGGGCTTCCGCGGATCCTTGACCACGTCGAGTATGTAGACAAAGTCCGAGTTCAGGGCCGGCAACACCAGTCTGTCCCTCTTCGGAATGGTTTTTGCGTTCTCGTCCACATAGTAGCAACTCGAGCAAGCATTCCACCCAGAGTGGTGCAGCTCGTCCCCTTTCCGATTCGTAAACGTGCGGTGAATAATCTATGGATCAACATCATCTAATTAAGCTGAGTGCGAGCCAAGTCTTTTTATTTTCTTACTTGGCAGTAGGTGGGGCTCTCGGGGTCCACGTCGATTGTTGACAGGTAGTCGCCGTGGGGCTCGTCCAAGTTGGGCTGCACCGTCACCGTGTAGAGGAGCTTCTCTCGGGGGCCGCTCTTCATGGCATCCAATGGCGTTGCGTAACCGGGTCCGCGACAGCATGCTGCAGAAAAACAATTCGATTATCAACATTGTTCTCGACTTTTATTAATTTTGTACTGCGGTATTTCGTACAATTCTTAGACATTGCGCGGCAAGTTTGTTGTGGACTGGAACCAAAGAACAGCGAAACGAAAATGAGTATTGTCTGCTGTTGAGCGAGACTTTTATACGTGGTGTTCTCTTTCAAGTATAGAACcggtatatatatgtacatatgtaatgCTCCCAGCAATCGTATCACAACAAGAGGTTAGTTTAGTTTTATACAGTCAAACTTCTCTATTACGAACTTCTGTACAACAAAGTTTTCTATATAACGaaattatttgcaaaacaatgCTATGCTATATTCTGCAAAAATGAATTCTATATTACGAATTTTTCGTATAACGAGTGCCCCTTTGGATTCGCTATATGGAAGTTCGactgtatatacatatgtacagatAAGACTCATTCTCTCAGTGTTCAAGTGGAATAGATTCAATACATATGCAAGTACAACAAATAATCCGCCAATTTAGATAAGAACCCCTATAAACCCCCAGCGGGCTtgactttattttttttttagttattATAAATGTAATTAAACATATACTTTTATGTGTATTTTTATTctaaaattttaatttatttatttattttattttgattaaAAGAGTATGTACATCCTTGCGCGGCAAGGAATTCAAAACTGTTGATTAAAATCGAGCTTCTCCTCAACGAAAGCCTACTCAAACCAATTTGGTCATATGGAAGTAATTCTGTATGCTTATTGGAGAAGTTGGCGTGGCAAGGAAATCAAAACAATGAATTAAACATAAGCTTACCCCCTATAAAAGTCTACTCAAACCTACATATATAGTCATATGGAAGTCATCCTGGATGCTTTGCAATACAACTTGCCCAACGCTCACTTGCAAACGATAATGCCTATTAATAGTGATTGGAGCGTAAAAATATTACGCCCATTATTCCTTTCCACAATATCACAACTTTTAAACCGCCCCTCTGTCCAGTTGTTTCCGATTGGAGTCTGATTGATATAGAAGAAATGtaatcgatatatcgatatggTGCAACAGGTTTCCGTTACCTTATTTTAGAAACAATCAAATAAAAGGGAGTATTTAAAACTAGCCAAtattgtagaaaattgattcatttaCCTGATAATAGTGTGATTTCAGGACTGAGAGTCTTAGCTAAGTCTCCTAAACCGATTAATCGAACGCGACTTAACTCAAGCTTTTATTCTGTTTAAATAAAGTGGGTTTAAatgggctaagttcgtttttttatcggtatattttaaaaatgtgACGGTATAGACTGCAAAATCGGCTTTTTGTCTTCAAGGTATATTAGGCGAAAGGGGCGGATTTCAGCTTGCGTGCGTTGCACGTTTCGCTTGTTGTCCATACCCTATTTTTCCTCCCATTATGTAGCAAAAGTGCATTACTGTGTAGTTGCCATGTAATAAATTGAGCAAATGTAAACATTGtgcaaacacaaaaaaaaacaaacacaaaatgCGGTTGTTACGCAGTTCAAAGTTTTTTGTTCCTCAGGCTCGAAATTCCTCGACGCAGGCTGGACGACGACGCGTAGTGATCACTGGAAGCGGAGCTGTAACGCCGTTGGGAAACAATGCGCAGGACTCGTGGCGGCGGGTGTTGGCCGGCGAGTCGGCAATCTCAAAACTGGGGCCGGAGTTCAAGGGATTGCCGTGCCAGGTTGCCGCACAAATTTCAAGGGAAAACTTGCAGTTGGAAACGCATCTGAGCAAAACAGACATCAAACTGATGAGCCCTGCCACACAACTGGCTGTGCTGGCAGCGGAGGAAGCCCTGGCCTCGGGGAATCTCAAACCGAAGGAGCTCAGTGAGGAGCAGCGGGAGCGCTTCGGTGTCTGTGTCGGAATGGGAATGTTCGATCTGGCGGAGGTTTACAACACCTGGAACCAGCTGCAGCGTGGCTACAATCGAGTCAGCCCCTTCTTTGTGCCAAGACTGCTGCCCAGCATGGCATGCGGCCACATCAGCATGCGGCACGGGCTACGAGGTCCCAACCACTCCGTTTCAACAGCTTGCGCCACTGGAGCCCATGCTCTGGGTGATGCCATGAGGTTTATTCGCAGCGGCGATGCGGATGTGATGCTGGCGGGTAGCGGGGAGGCATGTATTGACCCACTGTCAATAGCTGGCTTCTGCAGATTACGGGCCCTCAGTACCGCATTTAATGATAACCCAGCCGTGGCCTCGCGACCTTTTGACAAGGCGCGTGATGGCTTTGTGATGGGCGAAGGAGCagctgtgctgctgctggaggaaCTCGAGCACGCACGCGCCCGCGGTGCCCCCATTCTGGCGGAGCTGCTGGGCTATGGCCTCTCAGGCGATGCACACCACATCACGTCCCCCAGCGAGGATGGAGCTGGAGCCACACTGGCCATGCAACGAGCCCTCAAGGACGCCGGTGTCAGCCCTGAGGAGATCAGCTACTTGAACGCCCACGCCACATCCACGCCCACTGGTGATCGCATCGAATCGCATGCCATTAGACGAGTGTTCGGCGAACACACGCCCCAGGTTCAAGTATCCTCGACAAAGGGAGCCCACGGACACCTGCTGGGCTCCTCTGGCAACCTGGAGGCGCTCTTCGTGGTGCACGCCTGCGCGGAGAATACCCTGCCGCCTTCCATAAACATCGAGCAGCTGGATGTGGACGTGAATGTGGTGACTAAAGCTTGCGAATGGTCCCAGGGACAGGGAAGGCGCGTGGCTCTGAAGAATTCCTTTGGCTTTGGTGGCACCAATGCCTCCCTATGCATTGCCAGCTACTGCGAAGAGTAGAGCGGGGCTGGGAAATTGTTACATTATTGTTGTTTTATATTGTTAACCACGGAAATAAAAACCCTGAATGTTTGCATATTTTTAGGAAAAATGTTAAGTTTTAAAACTTTATTTGGAAAACTTTTCGGTTGCTTGTCACACGCCCTATCAGCCGTCTTCGTCGTTTGGCGCGAACGGACTCTCTGCTCTGTAAAAATGTATATGCGTATTGTATTATCCAATGCGCATGCGTATGTACTGTTATACTGTATAtctgtatataatatatatatataggtaTATAATTATGTATATAGCTCTGTTTGATTTGCTTCTGTTGCTTGTctctatttttgtttgttatttCTGTTTCAGTTGCAGTTGTTCTCTTCTGATCTTGGCTTCAAATGTGTCTGTGTGTTCGTTTCGGAAATAAAAACAACTAAATCGTTTTTTTGTATGCCTGCTTAACATTCGCGCTGCTTTAGCTGTGGTCATGTTTGCTTCGGGGACTGTATTTTTGCTGTTTTAGTTGCAGCACGATCCAACGTTTCCGGGTTCTCCTTCACTTAACTAACCATTTTAATTTGAAGTGTTTTATTTTACAAAATTGCTTAAGATGTTAAGTTAAAAGTATATTGGCTTACAATCGAAATTTCTTTATAATCTGTTATTAAATGTTGGTTTTCTGTTTATGATCTGCTGGTTCTGTTTTCCACTTGCCCTGCTCTAGGCTGGAGTCTAGACATTCTCCGTTGATTTTATATTTTCTGAAACTGTTCTCGCTATTATGCCATACATTTTTAAATGTATTTGCAGCTTAGTTTCTTATGGATTTATATGCGTAAATAATATTCTatatgtgtgtgagtgtgtgggGCTGTGTTCGAGGGTGTTTCTACTATATATCGCTCTTTAGAGTACTGAACTTTCGttaatataaattataaaaataaattttattCGAATTTTATCTTTACTCTTTACTGTACAATTGTTGCTCAACCATCAACCCAATCCGTTGTTTAGTTACAGCATAAATCAATATGTTTTGCATCATTTTGCACGTGTCACTGTCACTGTCACATTCTTTAACAAGGTTACATTTCTCCCATTCTTCAATTTAAAGCATTCAAACAATTCCCGTACTCAATGGTGGACTGAAATGATTTCAAATTACGGGTAGGCCTTTCAATTTCATTTACGTATCTGGTTCTTAGCTAGGGGTTAGGTGTTAGGCTTAACAAATAAAACGTGGAACTTCGAAGCGCGTTTAGACAGAAAACATATATCGCGGGACCCTGCATACAtgacacacacatgcatatacatatacatatatatttaagaATGAAACCATGCAAGGGATTCCTTAAAAAAGGACACGCTGGACGATGACTAAACAAGAGCGATCTGTTGAGTTTCATGCTTTGAGGCGGCCTACACTTCCAAAGTGGCAGTGcagttggtgttggtgttggcgttggtgtatgtgtgtgtgtggtgtggttgtATTCGGTATGTTGAgattttaaaatttaaaaaaatataaaatatttataaatattttgttgttgttttcatTTTTGCGTCCTGTTTACTGCTATTACAGACCTTAACACTTACTATCTTACTATTTGTTTTTTAAAAAGACATCTATTTAAGCGCTAATAAagtggttttgttttgtttttgtggttGCTATCGGTTCGGTTCGGATCGGTTCTCCAATACCAATACCAAGTCGTACAGGGATGCTGTAACTCCTGCCTGTCTCTTGGGTGTCTGTCTGTTGGATGTCTGTACTATGGTATGCATGCGGGTGTGTATTGTATGTAGTATGTACATGGCAAGCCAGTTAAATCGGAGAATGGTCACTAGTTAAGCAGTGCATCCATGGTGTATGGAAATGGAGGATGTTGCTGCTCGAATCTGCTGTTTGCTGAAGACGATAACAACTtggttgccgctgccgctgccgatgctgctgctgctgatgctctTGATGTGTGTGCCGGCGACGGTCAGTCCAGTATGACGATTTGTGATTCAATGGGCCTGCTACTTGGCTCGGGAGCCAGAGGCTTGATGGGCAGTGTGCGCCATGGCTTGCGCGCCGCACGGCGCAGCTCCACGGCAGAGAGTATTTTTCGCGTTTTTCTGCAAATAAAGCAAGAATTTGAGGTACTGCTTCAGGTAAGAACTGTCTTCCACTCACTTGTGTGTTTCGTTGGCCCTAAAGTAAACATCGTCCGGCGCATCCATCCAACTGATGACTTGCTTACGTCCGTTTCCGCCTCGTGCCATTTGCGCAATCTTCTGCTTGCCATTGAGCTGAAAGAGTGAATGGAATCGTTGTCAATCGGGATCAGATCAAGCTCAGATCAGATCTGGCGGTGACTCACATGGTGCCTTGAGAGCGGCTGTCCCGATGCCGCCATCATGGCCGCAAACTGTTCGGGACTGGGACAATGCGAGGGCATAGGATCTTTGTTCGGTCTTTTTGGAGGCGGTCCACTGGGAACTATAGTTACTGAATTTCggaataaatataatattatatgtatatgacaggaaatatacaatataccTTCAGTGCcgttcagctgctgctcctcgtGCGCCCGCTTTCGTATCGTTGATGTGGCATGCGTTGGAATTATTGTTAGCTCTTTCTCGGCCGGCACGGCCACAATGTCGGGGGATTTGTTGGGAACGCGATCGTAGACTAAACTGCCATCCGCTGCTTTGGGCGGCTTGGGGAATGAGACGACAGCGGGCAGTGGCATTTTGTCCTTGGGCGTCAGCACCAGCCACTCGTGGGGACCACTGCCGGGCGCCCCCAGGCGATTGGCGATCTTAGTAACACTGCCACGATCCTTGGGCTTGAGCAATAGCAGCTTCTTGATCTCCGCCTGAGATTTGCCGCTAATACGATTCGTAACTAAAGAGAGGGAGAATGAGAAGCGTGCGTCAGATATGTAAGCATCCAGACATCGAGACTTACATTCTTGCTTCACCAGCAGGCCATTGATGGCGTAGGCGCTTTGTCGCGCCGCCTTCTTGGGCTTGACAATGCTGCGACAGATAATGCGCGCCACGCGCGTCATGGGATTGGTGTGTAAGTAGAAGGCAGTGCGCGTCTTCATGATGGGGCGCGGAGAACCGGAGCTGATGGCAATACCATGCGCTTGCGCATAGTGGCGTGCCAGGTGGGTCTTCAGCTTGAACTCCTTGCCGCAATTGACAATTGAACACCTGTCCGAATAGGAATTGTGGTAAGAGATGAGGGACATTCTCGATCGTCGTTGGATGGGAGAGGAGAGGCACTTACCTGTGCAGCTGACGATTGGTAAGATCACTGATTTTCTCGTCATCGTTGAGGTCGACTACGGCTGTGGGTGTTGTagccgcagctgcagcggtAGCCGTGGGCGTCGTCGCAGCCAAGGCCTTCTTCTTTGCATCACTGTCGCTGCTGGCGTCGCCCTTATTCGCGGACTTCATACTGCCGTACCTCCGCCAGTACTCCCAACAGCTTTGGCAGAGACGACACGTTATGTGACCGGTGCTAAACGAGTTCCACTGCAAGGGGGAGGGAGAGTTTTAAGAACTGTCTGCAGAGTGGGTTGCTGTTCTATGTGCCATACCTGTGATGATTTAGTTGTTCCGCACGACTCGCAGGGTTTGCCGTTGCTTGAGAGATCGGTGCCTCCGTTGGTGGTGCCATTGTAAatgccgccaccgccactaCCCGCCTTGACAGAGGCTCCGTTGCCGCCGCCCTTGCCACCATTATTATTGTATTGCGGTATGTAGACCTGTTTGAGCTTCAGCTCCGCCTCGACGGCCTTCACGCGCTTCTGCTGCACATAGCGATCGGTGGTCTTCCACATGTAGTAGTACTCGATGATTTGCTTCAGAGTTTTCCAAGGCAGCTAAAATCGGACAAATAGAAGAAGGATTTAGAAGGGGTCCCACAATGGTTACAgatggatagatagatagtTCTTACGAAATCTTGTCGAATGTCGTTAAAGTCTTTGCCATATTTGTCCAGCGCTTCCTCGAAGAGATTTGCCTCCGAGGCGCTCCAGTCCTCGATTTCATCGCGACAGAGCACCGGTCCACTGACAGGAACTAGCGAGGACATGGCCTCCTCAATCGAGTAGTCGTGCTTGTGCAGAATGTTCATGGCGTGAAACTAAAGAGAATACCACCATCATCAATACTAGCAGAAATGAGGATTAGTTTTCGATTGCATACCAGTGTAATGTCCCGACTGGCAGCCGCTGCCGACATGTGCAACGAGGGCTGCTTCACAGAACTGCTGCAGTCGAGGGCGCGGGCGAAGGTGCCAATGGAACGCGAAACGACAAGGAACTGATCGATCTTACGATCCGTCAGTGTGTGCTCCGGCGTCCATACCAGCGACTCCAGCTCCTCGAGCTTGCGCTCGTCCGTGACTGTGTCTTTTAGCTTGGCGGGAATATCACACTGATAGCGACTGCCGACACGTATCTCGCCCTTGTCGGCGAGCAGTGTTTTCTGATTCGGATCGAAGACCAGACAGTAGAAGAATGTGTCCTGCAAGGCGTCACAAGGTAAATAGGTGATTATtgtctgcctctgccgctctACCAACTACGACTCACGTCTTTATTTAGATAACTCTGCAGGGACTCCGTCTCGTTGAGCAGCGTCACGGAGCACTTGCCTCGTATCTGTGTGGCGGGTATCGATTCGACTTGGCGTGAGAGGAACAGCTCGCGGTGCTTGATCTGGTAGCGCTGTTTGCTGGTCAGCGCCTCGCCCTTTTCCGCATCGCCTCCGCttccgctgccactgccgctgccactaccactgccactgccgctaccactgctgctgctgttgttgttgttattattattgttattgttgttggtggtggtgctgccggCATTATTGCTGGTTGCAGATGCActaccactgccactgccactgccgccgccgccagaCGCTTGCGTCGGACTGGTGCGCTCCTCATCCAAGGCAGCTGGAAATCAGACAATCAATACAGTTAGTGCACCAAGAGAATCAATATAGAGAAAAAAGAGatcgaaagagagagagagagagagggggggtgAGAGATCTACACAACATCAATTACCAACTGAACAAAAAAATATAGCAGCGAGAGCTTTGACAAACATAAAATCATAGGAATAGGGGGATAAGGGGGTAAGGGGTATAAGGTGATAGAGGATAATGATTAAGGGTATATATAGATCTAATTAAACAGATGGCATTCCCAAATTAGAGAGTTCGAACTACGTTTAAAGTTGAAAACTGTTGTGGTTTTTTTTAGCAGTACCTATTGAGGGGTCGAGCACGGCCTGCGCCGCCTGCTCCTCGCCCACGGGTGTGCGGAGCCAGGTCTTCTTCAGCTTGGTCGCCAGCGGTGAGTCCTCGGCTGTGGCcactgttttttgtttttttttttgttgtttatcGTTTTGTGCAATACGTTGGGGAAATACGTTTATTTACAAATGATCATGTTTCAAGCAATGGTAGTTGTAAATCAAATAAtcattaaataataaatacaaattatGCAGCTCAAAATGAGGTTAATtacaaaaacagaaagaacaatactccaagtCGTCGTCTGGAGGGAAATCGAATTTTAGAGTGTATTAATGCCTCTTCCCTCAATGCTTCGAGGTATACTCTTCAACAACAGAAGACCAGCCCGAAAAGTGCAAAAGAGTACAAAAACCAAAGAAAAGCCTTGCATGGATGCAGCCCGAATATCCAATGGCAAAATACACAAGTAGAGGGTGCTGCGCGGCCCCTagaaagcaaaaacaaaatacatgtCGTGTGCGTGACTCTGTGAGTTTCGCTGATAAGGGATGTTGTTCCTGCCCACCGCTTAATTAAAGAAAGATTTTCTTTGATATAGTGAATATCATTCTCTTAAAGTTGCTCTGTTCCAAGTGTATAATACATAGAATGAATGCATATAAACAGTAGTAGTATATTTCAATACGATCAACATCGGTGGACCGAAAGAAATGGCACTATATTATAGTCCAGTTGGATGAACCCGCCGGTCGTGCGTATTTTTAGAAAACGGCGATAATTGTCACAAcccatggaaaaatagtacatccaCTAATACTATAAAAACTACCGAGCACGATCGGAAAATTGCAGTTCAATTTAAAACATTGCAAGATGCAGTCCTGTTTGATTATAGCTCTGGCCGTTCTGGTGAGAACTTTTACTGTGAGAAACAAACAAGAATCAGAATCTTTCAAATCGATCCGCAGAGCCTGGCAAATGCCGTACCCAATGATCCGGAGAGTCACGCACCAACTGAGTCcaagtcggagtcggagtcggagtcggacaGGATTCATTTGTGCGAATTTCTAGCATCTTTCGTTGAAATTAAGCGGGGACTTCATGGGGTCATATTGGGATACGACATGAACTATATGGCCAGGGCAAACGAGCTTGTAGTCGAGAAGTCAGCTCTATTGAAGGACATGCTAAGCGAGGAAACTGCGGCCGCGGAGCAAGAACTCTTCGATGACGTTAAAAGATTTGAAGAATCCAGCAAAACGGGAATTCGACAAGTAAAAAATTTAATGAAAAGCCTTGATAGGAAGTTCAAAACTAAATACCGGTGTTAAATTCAAGGGCAGTACCTGTGAAAGACTGAAAAAATGTCCCCAGTTATGGGACATTTTCTCTACTCTTCGGACCATGATGTTGTTGGTCAAAGGTACAAAAAGTCGTGCCTGCGGATTTTATCTAATCTTTTTTAAGAATGTtaaggtttttttttaagtttatTGTTTGCTAAATTGTGCTAAACATCCCAGATCCATAAAATGTTATTAATTGCATTAGGGGAAACATTAATGATAAAAACATGAAGCTTGTGTCCAAGAAATGTATCTGTTTTGTATATCCTTTAATTTATACCAAACTGGCTTTCGGTTTGCGTGTCTGCTCAAAAAAAAGGTCGTAAAACAGTGAAACGTTTtcatttttattgaattttatttGAATCCCACAAATACCATAAAACATAGGAACTATGGGAAGGTATCCCAAGGTATTAATCACCTCCTATAACTATCGTTCTGCTCAATGGGTTTTTTACTTGTCAATTAGGAGCCACTCAAAGTACGAAACCTCAGAGTAACCTTTGAGTAAAAAACCTTGAACCTTgttattttaattatttcttTAGTTCCAATCCTGTCTTTCGCGGAATGCGTGATAGCAAGGATTTTATTTTCTTGAAACTTTGCGGGGGCtgattaaaaaatatttaccTTTCCATACCCACCCGCCTGAGACCCTTACCCTTGCTCTGGAAAGGGCGTGCAGCCCACCCCCTCAGATGTACACGGATACACAGGGGCGTGGGTGCATTGCTGGAGTTACAGCCAGAGCCAAGGAACGGAGGTAGTAGGTGTTTTTTGTGTATTTGTGTTTGTAGCTCTCGTCGCAGAGAAGACAACGACAGCAGCCAGGGGtgggggttggggttggggttggggttggcgTGCTGGCTGGTTGGGGGTGAGTGGCTGTTTGGCGGCCATAGATAGGACACAAACACAGCCACGGGCAAGTAAAAGGCCCACTAGTGGGTGGGGCTTGGTCGGATTCGTTTGCCCGCCGTGGGAGGGAGCCGTTTTGGGTATTTTTGAGATTTTGTGTACCCTGCGCCTTAGCCTGATGTCCATTTCTATTGACTTTGTGGTTTACAGTTCAGCaacaataaattaaaattgttAGGCCTAGGCCCAACCAAAATAGTACTTGAGCATTCGAGAGGCTATCATCGGACTGGACTGCAGGGTATGCACGCGTCGTAGGCCGCGAAGCAGTCGCCTTTCGGGGTTGAAATAGCGGCACACTTGTGCTCAAACTTTAGATTTTTGTGCTAATTTTTGCCTGATTAGTGAGTGGCCTGCCAAAAGGCGGCGCACGGCGCACGCACTGGAAACTCGCTCGCTTCAGCTTCAGCGTGAGCTCGAGCTCCAGCTCCACtggccagcagcagaaacaagATGACAGCGGACCCATGTTGGGAGCGAAAGGGGTTGCGTTAATGGGCATTGTCGGCGCATGTCGTAGGGCGAGTGTGGGGCTGGGTGGCATGGGATGGCATGGGATGGCATGGGAAGGGGTTTGGCTTCCTCACGGAAAACGCATTTTCGTTGGGTCACGTATCGGGTTCGAGGGGGCCGCACTGGTCGAACCCCACCGTACCCCACCCCATTCATTAAAGTCCAGTATGCTTTTTTGGGGCTGCGGAGAGAGGGGGGAGGGGAAATGAAATGGGAGGCGAGCCCTGCCTGTGTGTATGTATACATGAATGCAAAGCGCGCCTCTGCGTGTGCCACATTGGGGTATGGCTCCTGATCCCACTTCCCCTTCTCCTCTCCTGTCCACCTACCACCTTCTTTTTCTACAGCACTCATGAAAATTttcatacacacacacacagagacccagaatcatacatatatatatgtatgtatgtatgtatgcttgTATTTTGTAGCATTCAGAGGTAGACAGCAAGTCTACCTACTACTCTCGAGAGTATCACATTCACATTGAcgctggcactggcactggcgttggcgttggcatTGGCGCCGCCTAGCAGCAACCGAAAACagtaacagcaacagcaacggcaacagcaacatggGGGTACAGTGCAGCTgaacacattatgtttatgtggCTCTGGctggtcgttgctgctgctgtttctggtGCTTCTGCTGGTTCTGCTGCTACGGATGCGACGGATGCTGGGTATTCCGTTTTCTCTTCACTTTGTgcgctgctgctactgctgctgctgctgctgctgtgtgcTTTACAGTTGTTGTCATTGCGGTTCTTGTTGCTCTTGATGTTTGGCTTTGATGGGAGTGAGGGTGATGGTGGCTGTGGGTGGCTATGGGTGGCTGGATGAAAGTGGATGCCTTGACACATTGCACACTGGCCGTCTTCCTGGGCGGGATGGGTGGTGGATGGCTGCCCGCTCTGGGAACAGAGTTCTGGTTTTTGGtgtttgtggtgaaaatgtgcTTAGTGCTAGGGATCTGTTTTTGGAAGGTATTAGCTTTAAACTTGTTTGAAGGCCACGACAacgacggcgacgacgacgactttTCGCAACCTAACCTCACTTTGttgccaacaaaaataaatacgaaaaaaataaaaacagaaTCGTTTGGTTGGTTCTTAAGCGACCACAACTGGCGGATACTTACGTTGATGCTTGTCGGCCAGCTGCACCAGTGGGTTGGGCAGATCACGACGCCGGTAGAAGCACATGACCTTCGCCTCCACATTGCCGGTTTGGTTCTTGTTCAGCTCCTCGATGCGGCGTATCAGATAGGGACTATTCGGCGTTGTCTCAACGTACACGTAGTCTGCAACGAAACGAACGGGGGTTACCACAACTGTACATGGAGTCGAATCGAGAAGGGAGGCATCGCGGCGCGgtgtggcgtggcgtggcgtggagGGGAGCTTCACATTGCAACTCCATTCATTAGCAGGCATTACATACGTCACAGGTAAACGCACACATGCATACGTGGACATGCCGCTTAATTAcggccacacacacacgcacaaacacacacacacagtcaaAGGTATGCGCGTTGCGTTGCTCAATTAAATACAAATGTGggcat
This region of Drosophila miranda strain MSH22 chromosome 2, D.miranda_PacBio2.1, whole genome shotgun sequence genomic DNA includes:
- the LOC108155477 gene encoding metastasis-associated protein MTA3 isoform X1, which gives rise to MATNMYRVGDYVYVETTPNSPYLIRRIEELNKNQTGNVEAKVMCFYRRRDLPNPLVQLADKHQLATAEDSPLATKLKKTWLRTPVGEEQAAQAVLDPSIAALDEERTSPTQASGGGGSGSGSGSASATSNNAGSTTTNNNNNNNNNNNSSSSGSGSGSGSGSGSGSGSGGDAEKGEALTSKQRYQIKHRELFLSRQVESIPATQIRGKCSVTLLNETESLQSYLNKDDTFFYCLVFDPNQKTLLADKGEIRVGSRYQCDIPAKLKDTVTDERKLEELESLVWTPEHTLTDRKIDQFLVVSRSIGTFARALDCSSSVKQPSLHMSAAAASRDITLFHAMNILHKHDYSIEEAMSSLVPVSGPVLCRDEIEDWSASEANLFEEALDKYGKDFNDIRQDFLPWKTLKQIIEYYYMWKTTDRYVQQKRVKAVEAELKLKQVYIPQYNNNGGKGGGNGASVKAGSGGGGIYNGTTNGGTDLSSNGKPCESCGTTKSSQWNSFSTGHITCRLCQSCWEYWRRYGSMKSANKGDASSDSDAKKKALAATTPTATAAAAATTPTAVVDLNDDEKISDLTNRQLHRCSIVNCGKEFKLKTHLARHYAQAHGIAISSGSPRPIMKTRTAFYLHTNPMTRVARIICRSIVKPKKAARQSAYAINGLLVKQEFTNRISGKSQAEIKKLLLLKPKDRGSVTKIANRLGAPGSGPHEWLVLTPKDKMPLPAVVSFPKPPKAADGSLVYDRVPNKSPDIVAVPAEKELTIIPTHATSTIRKRAHEEQQLNGTEVTIVPSGPPPKRPNKDPMPSHCPSPEQFAAMMAASGQPLSRHHLNGKQKIAQMARGGNGRKQVISWMDAPDDVYFRANETHKKTRKILSAVELRRAARKPWRTLPIKPLAPEPSSRPIESQIVILD
- the LOC108155477 gene encoding metastasis-associated protein MTA3 isoform X2, with protein sequence MATNMYRVGDYVYVETTPNSPYLIRRIEELNKNQTGNVEAKVMCFYRRRDLPNPLVQLADKHQLATAEDSPLATKLKKTWLRTPVGEEQAAQAVLDPSIAALDEERTSPTQASGGGGSGSGSGSASATSNNAGSTTTNNNNNNNNNNNSSSSGSGSGSGSGSGSGSGSGGDAEKGEALTSKQRYQIKHRELFLSRQVESIPATQIRGKCSVTLLNETESLQSYLNKDDTFFYCLVFDPNQKTLLADKGEIRVGSRYQCDIPAKLKDTVTDERKLEELESLVWTPEHTLTDRKIDQFLVVSRSIGTFARALDCSSSVKQPSLHMSAAAASRDITLFHAMNILHKHDYSIEEAMSSLVPVSGPVLCRDEIEDWSASEANLFEEALDKYGKDFNDIRQDFLPWKTLKQIIEYYYMWKTTDRYVQQKRVKAVEAELKLKQVYIPQYNNNGGKGGGNGASVKAGSGGGGIYNGTTNGGTDLSSNGKPCESCGTTKSSQWNSFSTGHITCRLCQSCWEYWRRYGSMKSANKGDASSDSDAKKKALAATTPTATAAAAATTPTAVVDLNDDEKISDLTNRQLHRCSIVNCGKEFKLKTHLARHYAQAHGIAISSGSPRPIMKTRTAFYLHTNPMTRVARIICRSIVKPKKAARQSAYAINGLLVKQEFTNRISGKSQAEIKKLLLLKPKDRGSVTKIANRLGAPGSGPHEWLVLTPKDKMPLPAVVSFPKPPKAADGSLVYDRVPNKSPDIVAVPAEKELTIIPTHATSTIRKRAHEEQQLNGTEVPSGPPPKRPNKDPMPSHCPSPEQFAAMMAASGQPLSRHHLNGKQKIAQMARGGNGRKQVISWMDAPDDVYFRANETHKKTRKILSAVELRRAARKPWRTLPIKPLAPEPSSRPIESQIVILD